Genomic window (Chryseobacterium sp. H1D6B):
TTAGTCCCTATTTTACTATACTTTTCAAACGGAAATTTAGCCGCAACCATTGCTGTTATCGGAATATGGGGCTTCCTGTATTCTCCGAGTTTCCTTAATGCGTCTACGTATATGATCTCGTCAGTTCCGAATTCACTGGAGTTTGCTAACAGTCTTGCTACTTCGTTTGGGAATTTAGGTGTAACTCTTGGAACGACTGTGGGCGGCTGGATGATCATCACAAAAGGGGTTGAATTTAATCCATGGATCGGACTTGTCTTTGGAATTCTTGCTTTTATCATGATGGAAGTCCGAAGCATGATGGAACGCAGGGAAAAAACAGCTGTTCTCTGCGGGGAATAAACTGTAATAAATTTGGTTACAATAATCATATATCTTACCTTTGATCTCCTTAATAATTGAAAAAATCTTTATAAAAGATTGACTAAAGCATTAAAAATAAGAACAATGAAAATAGAAATCTGGTCAGACGTTATGTGCCCGTTCTGCTATATAGGAAAGAATAATTTTGAAGAGGCCCTTGAAAAACTTCCGTTTAAAGGGGAAGTAGAAGTAGAGTGGAAGAGCTTTCAGCTTGATCCTACTTTAGATGTGTCTGAAACAAAAAACACCCTTGAATATTTTAAAGAAAAGAAAGGTTTTCCGGCAGAGCAGGCCTCACAGATGATCGGTCAGGTGGCTCAGATGGGAAAAGGAGCAGGAATTGATTTCAATTTTGAAAAAGCTCTGATCACCAATACTTTTAAAGCTCACAAACTGCTTCATTTAGCAAAAAAACATAATAAATCTTCTGAAATGGAAGAGGCTTTATTTAAAGCTCATTTTATCAATGGAGCCAATGTAGGCGACACAGCATTTTTGGTATCTCTTGCAGATTCGTTAGGAATTGACAAGCAGGAAGCTGAACAGGCCTTAACCTCTGATCAATACGACAATGAAGTAAAACAAGACATCCAGCAGGCCGGAAGCAATGGAATTACGGGAGTTCCTTTCTTTGTTTTGAATGGAAAATATGCAGTTTCCGGAGCACAGCCTGTTGAAGTTTTTGAAAATGCTTTACAGCAGACTTACAATGAAACCGTAACTCCATTCAAAGATCTTTCTAACGGCGGCGCTTCATGTGACACCGATAACTGCAGCATTTAATATTCTTATTTTCAATGATAAAAATCAACGACGAACTTCATTACCCCATTTCGGATACTCTTTTTGTTTTTGCTTTAGATGCTGAAGCAGGAGAGTTTTTTGAAGATAAAAATAAATTGGTTACAGGTATCGGGAAAGTAAATGCAGCGATAGAACTGACCAAGGAAATTCTTACCCGAAAGCCCAAATTAATCATCAACCTCGGCTCCGCAGGAAGCCAGAGTTTCAGCAAAGGAGAAGTGGTCTGCTGTACCCGATTCATCCAGAGAGATATGGATGTAAGAGGATTGGGATTCAGTCTCTATGAAACTCCTTTATCAGGAATCCCGCCTGTACTGGAATATGGCCTTACAATTTCTGATCTAAAAGAAGGAATCTGCGGAAGCGGCGACAGCTTTGAGATGAACCATTCTGAAACCGATTACAATATTGTAGACATGGAAGCCTATCCTTTGGCTTTAATTGCAAAAAAAGAAAACATTCCATTTGTATGTTTAAAATACATTTCTGATGATGCCGGAAGTGATGCGGCGGATGACTGGGCTGTACAGGTTCATCTGGCTGCAGAGGCTTTTAAGAAAATATTATTTTAAAAAGTATAAAACATTGAAAAACAACAAAAACATCAACCTATGTTGATGTTTTTCATTTTGATATTGGCCAACTTTGTGCAGTAATAAAATTGTATTCCGGAATACAGACAATCATTAATAAACATTTTACCACATGAAAAAGTTAATAAGCCTGCTGATGATCCTGACAAGTTTCGCACAGCTTTCTTCACAGAAAATCATTCATAAGGAAATCCACAGTTCTAAAATGAACAAGGATATCAAAACCATTATCATCACTCCGAATTTACAGCCTAATAAATTATATAAAA
Coding sequences:
- a CDS encoding nucleosidase, giving the protein MIKINDELHYPISDTLFVFALDAEAGEFFEDKNKLVTGIGKVNAAIELTKEILTRKPKLIINLGSAGSQSFSKGEVVCCTRFIQRDMDVRGLGFSLYETPLSGIPPVLEYGLTISDLKEGICGSGDSFEMNHSETDYNIVDMEAYPLALIAKKENIPFVCLKYISDDAGSDAADDWAVQVHLAAEAFKKILF
- a CDS encoding DsbA family oxidoreductase, with amino-acid sequence MKIEIWSDVMCPFCYIGKNNFEEALEKLPFKGEVEVEWKSFQLDPTLDVSETKNTLEYFKEKKGFPAEQASQMIGQVAQMGKGAGIDFNFEKALITNTFKAHKLLHLAKKHNKSSEMEEALFKAHFINGANVGDTAFLVSLADSLGIDKQEAEQALTSDQYDNEVKQDIQQAGSNGITGVPFFVLNGKYAVSGAQPVEVFENALQQTYNETVTPFKDLSNGGASCDTDNCSI